A single Ptiloglossa arizonensis isolate GNS036 chromosome 2, iyPtiAriz1_principal, whole genome shotgun sequence DNA region contains:
- the LOC143143576 gene encoding uncharacterized protein LOC143143576, which translates to MRIVSVFLLLGLVLCAQGEPIEGERDEESVLDCAIEDDAMGCLRTRLARDMDRIEQRVTGEKTETPISAVIEQAGSFVAEVVDDLQNPGRAEQDDDEETELGEQEEGRRKKFGKKKRKQLQKLLSLAMLFKAKLSLLLQLISTHFQLKFFAIAIIGLVINAARFWLDLKKAHPSKVIYYEHAQHQHHYDHDDHEHGYWGRSSGNETPQNLAYSAYAPQD; encoded by the exons ATGAGGATAGTGTCCGTCTTCCTGTTGCTGGGACTCGTCCTGTGCGCTCAGGGTGAACCGATCGAGGGGGAACGCGACGAGGAGAGCGTCCTGGACTGCGCGATAGAGGACGACGCCATGGGATGTCTCCGAACTCGACTAGCCCGAGACATGGATCGGATCGAGCAACGAGTAACCGGCGAGAAGACCGAGACACCGATCAGCGCGGTGATCGAGCAAGCCGGAAGCTTCGTCGCCGAGGTGGTCGACGATTTGCAAAATCCCGGGAGAGCGGAAcaagacgacgacgaggagacgGAGCTCGGCGAACAAG AGGAAGGACGCAGGAAGAAGTTCggcaagaagaagaggaagcagCTGCAGAAGCTGTTGAGCCTGGCGATGCTGTTCAAGGCGAAGCTCAGCCTGTTGCTTCAGCTGATCTCCACCCACTTCCAGCTCAAGTTCTTCGCGATCGCCATCATCGGGCTGGTCATCAACGCGGCCAGGTTCTGGCTGGACCTGAAGAAGGCCCACCCGTCCAAGGTGATCTACTACGAGCACGCTCAGCACCAGCATCACTACGATCACGACGACCACGAGCACGGCTACTGGGGACGATCATCCGGGAACGAGACACCTCAGAATCTCGCTTACTCCGCTTACGCGCCCCAAGACTAA
- the LOC143154877 gene encoding uncharacterized protein LOC143154877 produces MNGAEATLWCLCFAYAFVGLVRASQETELDGSNDTVRFDVCRGVELHVANNEASLVVKMSTFFDGNEIEPRGKRRMKFNSSTLHKIGMAMMMAPMVMQLMSLPGTLASIKFSLLRSLVVGKIALLVILFNIFRKSQRSEVVLVHKPEYHEHYYHTYHQPEDDDEGWLGR; encoded by the exons ATGAATGGAGCGGAAGCGACACTCTGGTGCCTCTGTTTCGCGTACGCGTTCGTAGGACTCGTTCGAGCATCTCAGGAAACGGAGCTCGATGGTTCGAACGATACGGTACGATTCGATGTCTGTCGTGGAGTCGAGCTGCACGTCGCGAACAACGAGGCGAGCCTCGTTGTAAAAATGTCGACGTTTTTCGACG GGAACGAAATCGAGCCGAGAgggaaacgcagaatgaaattcAACTCCAGTACTCTGCACAAGATCGGAATGGCGATGATGATGGCCCCCATGGTGATGCAG ttgATGTCGTTGCCGGGCACCCTCGCCTCCATAAAGTTCAGTCTGCTAAGGAGTCTCGTCGTGGGGAAGATCGCGTTGCTCGTGATACTCTTCAACATATTTCGTAAATCGCAACGATCGGAGGTGGTGCTGGTCCATAAACCGGAATACCACGAGCACTATTATCACACTTATCACCAACcggaagacgacgacgaaggaTGGCTGGGTAGATGA
- the LOC143154878 gene encoding uncharacterized protein LOC143154878: MSSVNNSNNLFYPREDLSVKHSVLPAPETRLREQSLQREIEIRTLVGIHAYDGCPMSFSRLVQSRWALGYIPNATQIARDAAQLYSVYVPIDDNLLPARMFTAPAASSNRSRFSPWRCKRSSETTNVENPRKSPRIFTKLSGFHDFLFSPRILRTGTRFFLRSVTSRSYARSSSLGLAISKLQQSRNDILVELRPSETNRGTSTNVCSRKMGLDVLCLVLCYVLSGNLATADETDNRIRPYEFSFNIVDFQHRYEKKDADGIITGEYGFITADGVYHETGYATDKNGDFIITRMKNRRITSLKDALEIFKDKPEAARKLVEAVAQACSSCKIQVKHRKMNGTELTAPTIATSSKTKVGPELKETTKTENKNTGEAISKNKSLQGTNKVPEDTKDSFNARKGKSLLEKIVNTMDTGKKLLRKNEVDPNPKINDSVLGKMTSDLYYRFNYTITSHDHQEDGYRSGKKDGSYRVQSENGVDTRVKYLSNEFGHQPNISFVPRANGTTENQSLKGYSFLWRNLINFNLGVESI; this comes from the exons ATGTCCTCcgtaaataatagtaataatcttTTCTATCCGCGTGAAGATCTAAGCGTCAAGCATTCGGTGCTCCCCGC ACCCGAAACTCGTCTACGCGAACAATCTTTGCAACGAGAAATCGAGATACGAACGCTCGTTGGGATACACGCGTATGACGGTTGCCCAATGAGTTTCTCGCGGCTGGTTCAGTCGCGATGGGCCCTTGGATACATTCCGAATGCGACTC AGATTGCGAGAGACGCGGCGCAACTTTACAGCGTTTACGTTCCCATCGATGATAATTTATTACCCGCGCGAATGTTTACCGCGCCTGCAGCGTCTTCCAACAGATCTCGCTTCTCCCCGTGGAGGTGCAAACGATCCTCCGAAACGA CGAACGTCGAGAATCCTCGTAAGTCTCCTAGGATTTTTACCAAGCTGTCTGGATTCCACGATTTCCTCTTCTCTCCGCGAATCCTTCGAACGGGGACGCGATTTTTTCTACGTTCGGTTACATCACGTTCGTACGCTCGATCGTCTTCACTCGGTCTTGCGATCTCGAAGCTGCAACAATCTCGAAACGACATTCTCGTGGAACTGCGTCCATCCGAAACAAACAGAGGAACGAGTACAAACGTTTGTTCGCGGAAAATGGGCCTCGATGTCCTGTGCCTTGTCCTTTGTTACGTTCTGTCGGGAAATCTCGCGACAGCGGACGAAACGGACAACCGGATCAGACCCTACGAATTTTCGTTCAACATCGTGGATTTCCAGCACAGATACGAGAAGAAAG ACGCTGACGGAATCATCACCGGGGAGTACGGATTCATAACCGCGGATGGTGTGTATCACGAAACCGGATACGCCACCGACAAGAACGGTGATTTCATTATCACCAGAATGAAAAACAGAAGGATCACCAGTC TGAAGGACGCGTTGGAGATATTCAAAGACAAACCGGAAGCTGCGAGGAAACTGGTCGAGGCTGTGGCGCAGGCATGCAGCAGTTGTAAGATCCAAGTGAAGCATCGCAAGATGAATGGCACCGAGTTGACTGCTCCAACGATCGCAACCTCATCTAAAACAAAAGTGGGTCCCGAactgaaagaaacgacgaagacaGAAAACAAGAACACTG GTGAAGCGATTTCGAAGAATAAATCGCTCCAGGGAACAAACAAAGTACCCGAAGATACCAAAGATTCGTTCAACGCGAGAAAAGGAAAGAGTTTGTTGGAAAAAATCGTGAACACGATGGATACgggcaagaaattgttgaggaaaaACGAAGTCGATCCGAACCCGAAGATAAACGATAGCGTTCTCGGGAAAATGACCAGCGATCTTTATTATCGATTCAATTATACGATTACGTCGCACGATCATCAAGAGGACGGATACAGAAGCGGCAAAAAAGATGGCAGCTATCGAGTACAAAGTGAAAATGGTGTCGACACACGGGTGAAGTATTTGTCGAACGAATTCGGTCATCAGCCCAACATTTCTTTCGTTCCCAGAGCCAATGGGACGACGGAGAACCAAAGTCTCAAGGGATATTCTTTTCTTTG GAGAAActtgataaatttcaatttaggTGTCGAATCAATCTGA
- the LOC143143606 gene encoding uncharacterized protein LOC143143606 — protein sequence MRPIGWTLTCALLACTFSKIAISASLVGSARVEAGRAEVTKLLPVREDHVVDPDVKELGKYIDELFDTGNETRDATTGRQARTFGVKRLQFMMMPMVYKMGVMMTMLTVLTLISLKGLLIGATLLMLKIGTIIAKLSSGWQQHQPSALSSQPIHVHVHNSPAIGHHQPYSGWMQHSGPGDEDHYYYRG from the exons ATGCGCCCGATTGGTTGGACGCTTACGTGCGCGCTACTCGCGTGCACTTTTTCGAAAATCGCGATCTCCGCTAGCCTCGTCGGAAGCGCGCGCGTCGAAGCGGGACGCGCCGAAGTCACGAAGCTTTTGCCGGTACGCGAGGACCACGTCGTGGACCCCGACGTCAAGGAGCTCGGGAAGTACATCGACGAGTTGTTCGATACCGGGAACGAGACTCGAG atGCGACCACCGGCAGACAGGCGCGCACCTTCGGGGTCAAGCGACTACAGTTCATGATGATGCCGATGGTGTACAAAATGGGGGTGATGATGACCATGCTGACCGTATTGACGCTGATCTCGTTGAAGGGACTGCTGATCG GTGCCACACTGCTGATGCTGAAAATCGGCACGATAATCGCAAAATTGTCGTCCGGTTGGCAGCAACACCAACCATCGGCTCTGTCCTCGCAACCGATCCACGTGCACGTGCACAATAGCCCAGCGATCGGTCATCATCAACCGTACAGCGGCTGGATGCAGCACAGCGGCCCGGGGGACGAGGACCATTATTATTACAGAGGATAA